Proteins co-encoded in one Acidobacteriota bacterium genomic window:
- the cmk gene encoding (d)CMP kinase, translating into MSHSHVAPSVGTNARQRPVIAIDGPAGAGKSTLAAHLARRFGFLNLETGAMYRALALKAIEGDLSFDEEEPLLELAAYTRIKLEPQLEGNRVLLDGRDVSRRIRDSDITAAASRISVHPRLRAWMVEQQRALGAAGGVVMEGRDIGTAVFPDAEVKIFLDASPEVRGDRRYRQVSLPPLPRHEEEEYHAPPSAQELASRAAAHEKLVRDMKERDERDRNRAQSPLKPAPDAIILDSTAMTLDQVLQQAEQIVRSHIPAS; encoded by the coding sequence ATGAGTCATAGCCACGTTGCTCCTTCTGTAGGTACAAACGCTCGCCAGCGCCCTGTGATCGCCATCGATGGTCCGGCAGGCGCGGGCAAGAGCACTCTTGCCGCCCACCTGGCGCGACGCTTCGGCTTTCTCAACCTCGAAACGGGTGCCATGTATCGCGCGCTCGCTCTAAAGGCCATTGAAGGAGACCTGTCCTTCGATGAAGAGGAGCCTCTTTTGGAGCTGGCAGCTTACACGCGGATCAAGCTGGAGCCGCAGCTCGAGGGCAACCGCGTCCTGCTCGATGGCAGGGACGTCTCGCGGAGGATACGCGACTCCGATATCACCGCCGCGGCCTCGCGAATCTCCGTGCATCCGCGTCTGCGGGCGTGGATGGTCGAGCAGCAGCGCGCCCTGGGTGCCGCGGGCGGCGTTGTAATGGAAGGACGAGACATCGGCACCGCAGTATTCCCCGATGCAGAGGTCAAGATCTTCCTCGACGCTTCGCCCGAGGTGCGTGGAGACCGCCGCTACCGTCAGGTCTCGCTGCCTCCGTTGCCGCGCCACGAGGAAGAGGAGTACCATGCGCCACCCTCGGCACAGGAGCTTGCTTCCCGAGCCGCCGCGCACGAGAAGCTGGTTCGCGATATGAAGGAGCGCGATGAGCGCGACCGCAATCGCGCGCAATCGCCGCTGAAGCCGGCGCCGGATGCGATCATTCTCGACTCCACCGCGATGACCCTCGACCAGGTCCTTCAACAGGCAGAGCAGATCGTTCGATCCCATATTCCTGCCTCATGA
- a CDS encoding cold-shock protein — protein sequence MEQGTVKWFNDAKGFGFISRQNGEDVFVHYSAINSSGFKSLQEGQAVQFNVVKGPKGWQASDVQPL from the coding sequence ATGGAACAGGGAACAGTAAAGTGGTTCAATGACGCTAAGGGATTTGGCTTTATCAGCCGCCAGAACGGCGAGGACGTGTTCGTGCACTACTCGGCGATCAATTCCAGCGGCTTCAAGAGCCTTCAGGAAGGCCAGGCAGTACAGTTCAACGTGGTAAAGGGACCCAAGGGCTGGCAGGCTTCGGACGTTCAGCCTCTGTAA
- a CDS encoding 2-oxoglutarate dehydrogenase E1 component: MATKAETPKQASTPAEQPDRELIFDIFRRWGYLQSSLDPLGQYLPPEPFPTPVPESEFAAEARRYYCGTIALEFGHILNPEQRQWLQERMETRPVKPNQAHILTKLIHADLFEQVIQSRYLGTKRFSLEGLTALIPFLDRIFETGSGLGVTTAMLAMSHRGRLNVMTNTIGRDPSEIFTKFEDVDPRSTMGGGDVKYHMGATGEYTAPDGKVMSLHLASNPSHLEAVNPVLMGRTRAKQERIGKGGKKRILPIIIHGDAAFAGQGVTAEALNMATLHGYNIGGTIHVIVNNLLGFTAIPEESNSTRFSTDIAKRLPVPIFHVNAEDPDAVVRVASIAMEYRQQFGSDIVVDLIGYRKHGHSEVDDPTVTQPRRYAIIKDRKPLYQLYAEKIGVNPVQEAEQIQKELLDDQKAATKADQKPKLSELPEYWDPYKGGEFDPADEVNTGLSAERVNELVQKITTVPKDFHIHPKVKKLFEQRQEMGSGAKPFDYGTAELVAFASLLENGTLVRLTGQDSQRGTFNQRHSVVVDIETEVRYSPLAHLGEKQGRWEVYNSLLSEAAVLGFEYGFARDYPEALVLWEAQFGDFANGAQIIIDQFIAASEAKWGLLSGVVMLLPHGYEGQGPEHSSARIERYLQLAASDNMQICQPSTAAQYFHLLRRQSMRKWRKPLIVFTPKSMLRHPDASSSVADFGRDHFLNVLPDNDVVNPRRLLVCSGKIGHNLRVEREKRKDKSVGIIFLEQMYPWPEEEMQAALDQHPGAEEIVWVQEEPANMGAFTYVMPLLRRVARDRAVLSVKRSANATPATGSAKAHDIEEKTLIDLALGTAEN; this comes from the coding sequence ATGGCCACGAAGGCAGAAACACCAAAGCAGGCGTCGACACCCGCAGAGCAACCCGATCGTGAACTCATATTCGATATCTTTCGTCGCTGGGGTTATCTCCAATCGTCGCTCGACCCTCTCGGTCAGTACCTTCCGCCTGAGCCATTCCCCACCCCGGTTCCTGAAAGCGAGTTCGCCGCGGAGGCCCGCCGCTACTACTGCGGGACCATTGCGCTGGAGTTCGGGCATATTCTCAATCCAGAGCAGCGCCAATGGCTACAGGAGCGCATGGAGACGAGGCCCGTCAAGCCCAACCAGGCGCACATCCTCACCAAGCTCATCCACGCCGATCTCTTCGAGCAGGTCATTCAGTCGCGCTACCTCGGCACCAAGCGGTTCTCACTCGAAGGCCTTACTGCGCTGATTCCCTTTCTCGATCGCATCTTTGAGACCGGCTCCGGCCTTGGCGTAACGACGGCAATGCTTGCCATGAGCCACCGCGGCCGGCTGAACGTGATGACCAATACCATCGGCCGCGATCCTTCGGAGATATTCACGAAGTTTGAAGACGTCGATCCCCGCAGCACCATGGGCGGCGGCGATGTGAAGTACCACATGGGCGCTACCGGCGAGTACACCGCGCCCGACGGCAAGGTCATGAGTCTGCACCTCGCCTCAAATCCCAGCCATCTTGAGGCTGTGAATCCAGTGTTGATGGGACGCACCCGCGCCAAGCAGGAGCGCATCGGCAAGGGCGGCAAGAAACGCATCCTCCCGATCATCATCCACGGAGACGCTGCCTTCGCAGGTCAGGGTGTCACGGCTGAAGCTCTCAATATGGCGACGCTGCACGGCTACAACATCGGTGGAACCATCCACGTCATCGTCAACAATCTTCTCGGCTTCACAGCGATCCCGGAGGAGTCGAACTCCACTCGCTTCTCCACTGACATCGCCAAGCGGTTGCCGGTCCCGATCTTCCACGTCAACGCCGAAGACCCCGATGCCGTCGTTCGCGTTGCAAGCATCGCCATGGAGTATCGCCAGCAATTTGGCTCCGATATCGTCGTCGACCTGATCGGTTACAGAAAGCACGGTCACAGCGAGGTGGACGATCCCACGGTCACGCAGCCTCGCCGTTACGCCATCATTAAAGACCGCAAGCCTCTGTATCAGCTTTACGCTGAGAAGATTGGCGTGAATCCCGTCCAGGAGGCCGAGCAGATTCAGAAGGAACTGCTCGACGATCAAAAAGCTGCAACCAAAGCAGACCAGAAACCCAAGCTCTCTGAACTGCCCGAGTACTGGGATCCATACAAGGGGGGCGAGTTCGATCCAGCCGATGAGGTCAACACCGGCCTCTCCGCAGAGCGAGTCAATGAACTCGTCCAGAAGATCACTACAGTCCCCAAGGATTTTCACATTCACCCCAAGGTGAAGAAACTCTTCGAGCAGCGGCAGGAGATGGGCTCGGGCGCAAAGCCGTTCGACTACGGCACAGCAGAGTTGGTCGCCTTCGCATCGCTTCTCGAGAACGGCACACTGGTGCGTCTCACCGGGCAGGACTCGCAGCGTGGCACCTTCAACCAGCGTCACTCTGTGGTGGTCGATATCGAGACCGAGGTCCGCTACTCACCTCTAGCACACCTGGGCGAGAAGCAGGGCCGCTGGGAGGTCTACAACTCCCTGCTCTCCGAAGCAGCGGTACTCGGCTTCGAGTATGGGTTTGCCCGCGACTACCCTGAAGCCCTGGTGCTGTGGGAGGCGCAGTTCGGCGACTTCGCCAACGGCGCGCAGATCATCATCGACCAGTTCATCGCAGCCAGCGAAGCGAAGTGGGGACTACTTTCAGGCGTCGTGATGCTGCTGCCGCACGGCTACGAAGGTCAGGGGCCGGAGCACTCCAGCGCGCGCATCGAACGCTACCTGCAACTTGCGGCGAGCGACAATATGCAGATATGCCAGCCTTCCACGGCCGCGCAATACTTCCACCTGCTGCGGCGTCAGTCGATGCGCAAGTGGCGCAAACCACTCATCGTCTTCACCCCGAAGAGCATGTTGCGTCACCCCGACGCTTCGTCCTCCGTTGCCGACTTCGGCCGCGACCACTTCCTGAACGTGCTGCCCGACAACGATGTTGTCAACCCGCGGCGTCTGCTGGTTTGCAGCGGCAAGATCGGCCACAATCTGCGGGTCGAGCGCGAGAAGCGCAAGGACAAGAGCGTCGGCATCATCTTCCTCGAACAGATGTATCCGTGGCCCGAGGAGGAGATGCAGGCTGCGCTCGACCAGCACCCTGGCGCGGAGGAGATCGTCTGGGTGCAGGAGGAGCCGGCCAACATGGGGGCCTTCACCTACGTGATGCCGCTGCTGCGCCGCGTCGCCCGCGACCGCGCCGTCCTCAGCGTCAAGCGCAGCGCGAACGCGACACCTGCAACCGGTTCGGCCAAGGCGCATGACATCGAAGAAAAGACACTGATCGACCTGGCGCTGGGGACTGCCGAAAACTAA
- the mutL gene encoding DNA mismatch repair endonuclease MutL — translation MGRIRILSDLVANQIAAGEVVERPASVVKELLENSLDAGATRIRVEVEGGGRRLIRIVDNGHGMMADDALLAFERHATSKLRTSDDLLSIATLGFRGEALPSIASVSRLTLETRAAEEDAGTIVEIAGGHIQRVEPAGLPVGTTITIRDLFYNTPARRKFLRSEQTELSHIAALVTHYALANPNRHFELHSATQALLTAPVTANAGDRLFQVFGRDTSAHMIPTAAEIDFARAGLPEPPPWKREPDYEPPAPGFLRLSGFVSKPDLQKLNRNSIYVFVNGRLIRDRLILHALTEAYRNIIPPTSYPVVLLFLEMPAEEVDVNVHPAKTEVRFRQPAFIHDFVRDTVRNTLMHARPAADFLHALNNNSPHASASLLVDVSPLPGGPDQPVFDPQMPGSTFGSEPGPRASDAASFSLAAHMLPPEPGRLEFSTASIPVGHPEQPALAPDGEAQTLNALATLRPLGQLRDSFILAVNDEGLWIVDQHVAHERVLFEKILRDREVERVQRQRLLMPLLVDLLPAQMIAFARLAKELERNGFEAEPFGPQTIAIKAAPVGLEGRELERMIEEVLAVPDREQQAENSEARRHRIAASIACHAAIKINTPLEPAKIDWLLAELAKTEHPTSCPHGRPIALRYSLKDIQKAFQRI, via the coding sequence TGGTCAAGGAGCTGCTGGAGAACTCGCTCGATGCCGGCGCCACCCGCATTCGCGTCGAGGTGGAAGGCGGAGGCCGCAGGCTCATTCGCATCGTCGACAACGGCCACGGCATGATGGCCGACGACGCTCTGCTCGCCTTCGAGCGCCACGCCACCTCGAAGCTCCGCACCTCCGATGACCTGCTCTCTATTGCCACGCTCGGCTTTCGCGGCGAGGCTCTGCCGTCGATCGCCTCCGTCTCGAGGCTGACGCTCGAGACGCGCGCCGCCGAAGAGGATGCAGGGACCATCGTCGAGATCGCGGGCGGGCACATTCAGCGCGTGGAGCCAGCGGGCCTGCCGGTTGGAACGACGATCACGATCCGCGATTTGTTCTACAACACGCCAGCGCGCCGCAAATTTCTCCGCTCGGAGCAGACCGAGCTCTCGCACATCGCCGCGCTGGTCACGCACTACGCGCTGGCCAACCCCAATCGCCACTTCGAGCTGCACTCGGCGACGCAGGCCCTTCTCACAGCGCCCGTGACCGCGAATGCCGGGGACCGTCTCTTTCAGGTCTTCGGCCGCGACACCAGCGCGCACATGATTCCCACGGCGGCGGAGATTGACTTTGCCCGCGCCGGCCTGCCTGAGCCGCCGCCGTGGAAGCGTGAGCCTGACTATGAGCCGCCAGCGCCAGGCTTCCTGCGGCTCTCAGGCTTCGTCTCAAAGCCCGACCTGCAGAAGCTCAATCGCAACTCGATCTACGTGTTCGTGAACGGCCGCCTGATTCGCGACCGCCTTATTCTGCACGCGTTGACGGAGGCGTACCGCAACATCATTCCGCCGACATCGTACCCGGTCGTGCTGCTGTTTCTCGAGATGCCTGCCGAAGAGGTCGATGTGAACGTGCATCCTGCGAAGACGGAGGTGCGTTTTCGTCAGCCGGCGTTCATTCACGACTTCGTTCGCGATACGGTCCGCAATACGTTGATGCACGCGCGGCCTGCGGCGGACTTCCTTCATGCTCTCAACAACAACTCGCCGCACGCCAGTGCGTCGCTGCTGGTGGATGTAAGTCCGCTGCCGGGAGGACCGGACCAGCCTGTCTTCGACCCGCAGATGCCGGGGAGCACGTTCGGATCGGAGCCGGGGCCGCGTGCCTCCGACGCAGCCTCATTCTCGCTGGCCGCGCACATGCTGCCTCCCGAGCCCGGCCGTCTTGAGTTCAGCACCGCTTCCATTCCTGTCGGCCACCCCGAACAACCGGCACTTGCTCCCGACGGCGAGGCGCAGACGCTCAACGCGCTCGCCACCCTGCGGCCCCTGGGCCAGCTTCGCGACTCCTTCATCCTCGCCGTCAACGACGAGGGGCTGTGGATCGTCGACCAGCACGTCGCGCACGAACGTGTTCTGTTTGAGAAGATCCTTCGTGACCGCGAGGTGGAGCGCGTCCAGCGCCAGCGCCTGCTGATGCCTCTGCTCGTCGACCTTCTGCCTGCGCAGATGATTGCCTTTGCCCGCCTTGCCAAGGAGCTTGAGCGCAACGGGTTCGAGGCGGAACCCTTCGGCCCGCAGACGATCGCCATCAAGGCAGCCCCCGTGGGACTGGAGGGCCGCGAGCTTGAGCGCATGATCGAAGAGGTGCTTGCCGTCCCCGACCGCGAACAGCAGGCGGAAAACTCCGAGGCCCGCCGTCATCGCATTGCGGCCTCGATCGCGTGTCATGCTGCGATCAAGATCAACACTCCGCTGGAGCCTGCAAAGATCGACTGGTTGCTTGCGGAGCTTGCGAAGACCGAACACCCCACGAGCTGCCCACACGGCCGTCCTATCGCTTTGCGTTATTCACTTAAAGACATTCAAAAGGCCTTTCAGCGCATTTAG
- a CDS encoding altronate dehydratase has translation MPRTLKLGNADDVAVALEPVSEGESLDGLQLSALSDVPAGHKVALGPIAKGDPVRKFNQIIGFAIQPIAPGEHVHTHNLASGEFERDYAVGSERCPSASAMSATFQGFLRPDGSAGTRNYVGVLTTVNCSATVARRIAAHFTPEILSAYPNVDGVVAITHGTGCGMSDKGEPADLLRRVFTGYATHPNFAASLLLGLGCEANQVERLVSLAGNSSTIYSSTIQDEGGTIAAIRNGTETVYRMLEQANRATRAAISASRLVVGLQCGGSDGYSGIGANPALGAAVDLLVRHGGTAILSETPEIYGAEHLLTRRAARPDVAHRLIERIHWWEQYTARHNGSIDNNPAPGNKAGGLTTILEKSLGAVAKGGTTNLNEVYLYAERVRERGLVFMDSPGFDPVSATGQVASGANIICFTTGRGSVFGCKPTPSLKLASNTALYRRMSDDMDINCGTIIDGTQTVEEVGAAIFAEILATASGKLSRSEAHGFGEEEFQPWLLSATL, from the coding sequence ATGCCCAGGACCCTCAAACTTGGCAACGCAGACGATGTAGCTGTAGCACTGGAACCCGTTTCAGAAGGCGAGTCCCTCGACGGCCTGCAACTCTCTGCTCTCTCCGATGTTCCAGCGGGTCACAAAGTGGCGCTTGGCCCAATCGCGAAGGGCGATCCGGTCCGCAAATTCAACCAGATCATCGGTTTTGCGATACAGCCGATTGCCCCTGGCGAACACGTTCATACCCACAATCTGGCATCAGGAGAGTTCGAACGCGACTACGCCGTCGGCTCAGAGAGATGCCCGAGTGCATCTGCGATGTCCGCCACATTTCAGGGTTTTCTGCGCCCTGATGGCAGTGCCGGAACCAGAAATTATGTCGGGGTTCTGACCACCGTCAACTGCTCGGCAACAGTCGCGCGACGCATAGCCGCGCACTTCACGCCAGAGATCCTCAGTGCCTATCCCAATGTCGACGGCGTCGTTGCCATCACTCACGGCACGGGCTGCGGCATGTCTGACAAGGGCGAGCCAGCCGACCTGCTTCGGCGCGTCTTCACGGGATATGCCACGCACCCCAACTTTGCCGCCTCACTTCTGCTGGGCCTGGGCTGCGAGGCCAATCAGGTAGAGCGTCTTGTCTCGCTTGCAGGCAACAGCAGCACCATTTACAGCTCCACGATTCAGGACGAAGGTGGAACGATAGCCGCAATCCGCAACGGTACCGAGACCGTCTACCGGATGCTGGAACAGGCAAATCGCGCGACCAGAGCTGCCATCTCTGCCTCCAGGCTCGTCGTCGGCCTTCAATGCGGCGGCTCCGATGGATACTCGGGAATCGGCGCAAACCCCGCTCTTGGCGCGGCAGTCGATCTTCTCGTCAGACACGGAGGAACGGCGATTCTCTCCGAGACTCCGGAGATCTATGGCGCGGAACATCTGCTGACGCGGCGTGCTGCACGTCCCGATGTCGCCCATCGCCTGATCGAGCGCATCCACTGGTGGGAACAGTACACTGCGCGCCACAACGGATCGATCGACAACAACCCCGCTCCCGGCAACAAGGCCGGCGGTCTGACAACGATTCTTGAAAAGTCGCTCGGCGCCGTAGCGAAGGGGGGAACGACCAATCTGAACGAGGTCTACCTTTACGCCGAGCGTGTTCGAGAGCGCGGTTTGGTCTTCATGGATTCCCCTGGCTTCGACCCGGTCTCGGCAACCGGGCAGGTGGCCTCGGGAGCCAATATCATCTGCTTCACCACCGGCCGCGGTTCGGTATTCGGCTGCAAACCAACGCCCTCGCTCAAGCTGGCTTCGAATACCGCACTGTATCGGCGCATGTCCGACGACATGGATATCAACTGCGGCACCATCATCGATGGAACGCAAACTGTAGAAGAGGTTGGGGCCGCTATCTTTGCGGAGATTCTCGCTACCGCCTCAGGAAAATTGAGCCGCAGTGAAGCCCACGGATTCGGCGAGGAAGAGTTCCAGCCGTGGCTTCTCAGTGCCACTCTATAG